The following coding sequences are from one Rubinisphaera margarita window:
- a CDS encoding TadE family protein has protein sequence MNRYRKPRDSRRRGAALVEFALVAPLLFTLIFGIIEFGRLLMVQQMITNASREGARQAILDGSSATHVRQTVTDHLKACGISGAAIQVTPGTGKVSFGKPLTVAIHVPFDKVSWLPSPFFLKGRSLRANTVMRSDASY, from the coding sequence ATGAATCGCTATCGAAAGCCGCGTGACTCACGCCGTCGCGGAGCCGCCCTGGTGGAGTTCGCGCTCGTAGCTCCACTGCTGTTTACTCTCATCTTCGGCATCATTGAATTCGGCCGTCTGTTGATGGTCCAGCAGATGATCACGAACGCATCTCGTGAAGGTGCCCGGCAAGCCATTCTCGATGGCTCCTCCGCCACTCATGTCCGGCAGACCGTGACCGATCACCTGAAAGCCTGTGGCATCTCCGGAGCCGCGATCCAGGTGACTCCCGGGACCGGAAAGGTCAGCTTTGGGAAACCATTAACGGTGGCGATTCACGTTCCATTCGACAAGGTTTCCTGGTTGCCCTCGCCCTTCTTTCTGAAGGGCCGCTCGCTGCGTGCCAATACCGTGATGCGATCCGATGCTTCGTATTGA
- a CDS encoding sulfatase-like hydrolase/transferase, with amino-acid sequence MIRALQMIVLLAFVLSPLQWTEAARPNFLVILCDDLGYGDLECYGHPHIKTPHLNQLADQGIRFTDFYSTAPVCSSSRAGLLTGQTPNRVGIYDWIPEGHPMYLKKEIPTVATLLRDTGYATAICGKWHCNGEFNEPTQDQPNHNGFEHWFATQNNAAPRHENPVNFVRNGEQVGPLEGFSCQLVTDEAIRWLKHQQKQDSEEPFFLHVCFHEPHEPVESPDDLVAEYRDVAENEDEAQYFANVANIDKAVGRLMKTLDEMKLAENTLVVFTSDNGPETLNRYRTANRSYGTPGPLRGMKLHIYDGGIRVAGIARWTGTIEAGQTPSVPVCALDLLPTFCSLADVDVPDEIPLDGTDITAALKGGTIEREQPLFWHYYRAYSDPLVAMRDGDWKIVAHWDAPHIVTSRGKFGSNVNAETQHLIKTAQLVKFELYNIAEDIGEKNDLAKQEPERLERMKTQLVEKYQRVQSAGPVWDTDEYWKARQRPRKK; translated from the coding sequence ATGATCCGCGCTCTGCAGATGATTGTCCTTCTCGCGTTTGTGCTGAGTCCACTACAGTGGACGGAAGCGGCGCGGCCGAACTTTCTGGTGATACTTTGCGACGATCTCGGCTATGGCGATCTCGAATGTTACGGGCATCCGCATATCAAGACGCCGCATTTGAATCAGCTGGCTGATCAGGGGATTCGCTTCACCGATTTCTACAGCACCGCTCCGGTCTGTTCCTCATCGCGGGCGGGCCTGTTGACCGGGCAGACGCCAAATCGGGTTGGCATTTACGACTGGATCCCGGAAGGGCATCCGATGTATCTCAAGAAGGAAATCCCCACGGTCGCCACATTGCTTCGCGACACCGGGTATGCCACCGCGATTTGCGGCAAGTGGCACTGCAACGGTGAGTTCAACGAGCCGACTCAGGACCAGCCGAATCACAACGGGTTCGAACACTGGTTCGCGACGCAGAACAACGCGGCTCCGCGGCACGAGAATCCGGTCAACTTCGTGCGGAATGGCGAGCAGGTCGGCCCGCTGGAAGGGTTTTCGTGTCAGCTGGTGACGGACGAGGCGATCCGCTGGTTGAAGCATCAGCAGAAGCAGGACTCCGAAGAGCCGTTCTTTCTGCATGTCTGTTTCCACGAGCCCCACGAACCGGTCGAGAGCCCGGATGATCTGGTCGCAGAGTATCGCGATGTCGCCGAGAACGAAGACGAAGCCCAGTACTTCGCCAACGTCGCCAACATCGACAAGGCGGTCGGGCGGCTGATGAAGACGCTGGATGAGATGAAGCTGGCCGAGAACACGCTGGTGGTGTTCACCTCGGATAACGGCCCGGAAACGCTGAACCGGTATCGGACGGCGAACCGCTCTTACGGAACACCGGGGCCGCTGCGGGGGATGAAGCTGCACATTTACGATGGCGGCATCCGCGTGGCCGGAATCGCCCGCTGGACGGGAACGATTGAAGCCGGTCAAACGCCGAGCGTGCCGGTGTGTGCTCTCGATCTGCTGCCGACCTTCTGCAGTCTGGCCGATGTCGATGTGCCTGACGAGATTCCGCTCGACGGGACCGATATCACGGCGGCTCTCAAAGGGGGCACGATTGAACGGGAGCAGCCGCTCTTCTGGCACTATTACCGGGCTTACAGCGACCCGCTCGTGGCGATGCGGGATGGTGACTGGAAGATCGTCGCTCACTGGGATGCCCCGCACATCGTGACGTCGAGGGGCAAGTTCGGCAGCAATGTGAACGCCGAGACGCAGCACCTGATCAAGACGGCTCAGCTGGTGAAGTTCGAGCTCTACAACATTGCAGAGGATATCGGCGAGAAGAATGACCTCGCGAAACAGGAGCCGGAGCGTCTCGAGCGGATGAAAACGCAATTGGTGGAGAAATATCAGCGGGTTCAGTCAGCCGGACCCGTCTGGGACACCGATGAATACTGGAAAGCGCGGCAGCGACCGCGGAAGAAATAA
- a CDS encoding zf-HC2 domain-containing protein has protein sequence MTNSHSNPDTAGWKKCRGDEIGGCVRKLKAARSAQVTRRRMMLTSSMTAAVALLLAVGWGLRDRPLKGNIGCKKVIASTDAYFHHALDDQTAARIRKHLELCPYCLDHYEAVGDPFAEQLTGFWKRTFVPVLASTR, from the coding sequence ATGACCAACTCCCATTCCAATCCGGATACCGCTGGCTGGAAGAAATGCCGGGGAGACGAAATTGGCGGGTGCGTCCGTAAGCTGAAAGCCGCTCGAAGTGCGCAGGTGACCCGCCGTCGAATGATGCTCACCTCGTCCATGACTGCAGCCGTCGCCCTGCTGCTGGCCGTGGGCTGGGGACTGCGCGATCGACCTTTGAAAGGCAACATCGGCTGCAAGAAGGTCATTGCATCGACCGACGCTTATTTCCATCACGCTTTGGATGACCAGACCGCCGCCCGCATCCGCAAGCACCTCGAACTCTGCCCCTATTGTCTGGATCACTACGAGGCAGTCGGGGACCCGTTCGCCGAGCAGCTGACCGGCTTCTGGAAACGCACCTTCGTTCCGGTTCTCGCTTCGACCCGCTGA
- a CDS encoding endonuclease/exonuclease/phosphatase family protein: protein MFTSTLKQGTLSDMEDAPDHPVESAEPEATSRTQSPYFRWIAMLFILVAVGLEVVYLRRPDHLAVITVFPVWVWTISLSGIAMLFGLLLSRRYCMLIVLMIGVTLFLSDTPPALVRGLYRQAPPEVRSEEDGTLRFITLNCLDTPSALLDLARYRPDVIFVEESVGPSELEKTRLKIFGESGHLMKDRDLAIISRFELSNVPVSRELAGYCLAGRIHVDGHSILLVPLHLNASPFRFDLWNAACWRAYTANRRTQRSQMEVIFKSIPQFDQTDAVVIGGDFNAPPGDAIFKQMPHFMRDAFHEVGVGWGCTIANDFPLIRIDQLWSTPKMHPIRCKAVKSNGSDHRAVIVDYRLLHETH from the coding sequence GTGTTCACCAGCACTCTCAAACAGGGTACGCTGTCTGACATGGAAGACGCTCCCGATCATCCCGTTGAATCCGCTGAACCAGAAGCGACTTCACGCACGCAGTCGCCCTATTTCCGTTGGATCGCAATGCTGTTCATCCTTGTCGCTGTCGGACTTGAAGTTGTCTATCTGCGACGGCCGGATCATTTGGCGGTGATCACCGTTTTTCCCGTCTGGGTCTGGACGATTTCACTCAGCGGTATTGCGATGCTGTTCGGCCTGTTGTTGAGCCGCCGGTATTGCATGCTGATCGTCCTCATGATCGGTGTAACACTTTTCCTCTCCGACACTCCGCCTGCGTTGGTTCGCGGTCTCTATCGGCAGGCTCCTCCAGAGGTGCGATCCGAGGAGGATGGCACTTTGAGGTTCATTACTCTCAACTGTCTCGATACTCCTTCTGCTCTCCTTGATCTCGCACGGTATAGGCCGGATGTGATCTTCGTCGAGGAAAGTGTGGGCCCGTCGGAGCTTGAGAAAACGCGGCTCAAGATCTTTGGAGAGAGTGGTCACCTCATGAAGGATCGCGACCTGGCCATCATCAGCCGCTTTGAGCTGTCAAACGTTCCAGTCTCCCGCGAACTAGCTGGCTATTGCCTTGCAGGACGGATTCACGTCGATGGCCATTCTATTCTCCTCGTGCCTCTGCATCTGAATGCGTCGCCATTCCGATTCGACTTGTGGAACGCCGCGTGCTGGCGAGCCTATACCGCGAACCGTCGGACGCAGCGCTCGCAGATGGAAGTTATCTTCAAATCGATTCCGCAGTTCGATCAGACCGATGCCGTTGTTATCGGCGGAGACTTCAACGCTCCTCCGGGCGATGCGATCTTTAAACAGATGCCGCACTTTATGCGGGACGCTTTTCACGAAGTCGGCGTGGGCTGGGGCTGCACGATCGCCAATGACTTCCCACTCATCCGCATCGATCAACTCTGGTCAACTCCAAAGATGCACCCAATCCGCTGCAAAGCCGTGAAAAGCAACGGGAGCGACCACCGGGCGGTGATTGTCGACTATCGACTGCTTCACGAAACTCACTAA
- a CDS encoding pilus assembly protein TadG-related protein codes for MRSTSVESTTIENRHSVNHRRGAVLLLIALLLPVLLAMVAFAIDLGAVYLVRTELQRNADAAALAGVSALRPSAKPHFPLKSPLALNLGVPDVLAVKLGHDLETSARLSDTELSVIKPQQKEPLEGAYEMAQLYAGLNPVMGVSQFQQRRDDISVFYQKSHIDAPPLLPLPGILGSVTGIVENLLLVPPDYSDLNAVRVTARRDTTINEPMTLFFGPALGHKFASVKATATAVRFKGYGVRPGARVLPFAMDITVWRALRLGNGVVNGVPLAQQILGPDGRPVILIDEQVWNEDNNQISRGSDNIWEVIVLNKPAERLEPVVEKINPLKKLLGGLTGQSDPLSDALDSLLKTPATVVTLNLSGGSGQPDVPDIRRQLLEGVNKDDIGERLYLPFTRYGDESIPLDVFDDLRSIVGEPRIMPLFETLSGTVGNKVKGLLQMDEPYRIVGFGGVVITEVRDLGIAHYVKFQPAPMMSQFVLKACPDQPDSYSDCVYTCPLLVH; via the coding sequence ATGAGATCCACTTCCGTTGAATCTACAACCATTGAGAATCGCCACTCGGTCAATCATCGCCGTGGTGCCGTATTGCTGCTAATTGCCCTGCTCCTGCCCGTGCTGCTGGCGATGGTCGCGTTCGCCATCGATCTCGGAGCCGTCTATCTGGTCCGCACAGAGTTGCAGCGCAACGCCGACGCCGCTGCGTTGGCCGGGGTTTCCGCGTTGCGTCCCTCAGCCAAACCGCACTTCCCGCTCAAGTCTCCACTGGCGTTGAATCTGGGCGTGCCCGATGTCCTTGCCGTGAAGCTTGGTCACGACCTGGAAACTTCGGCCCGGCTGTCCGATACCGAATTGTCGGTCATCAAGCCTCAGCAGAAAGAACCGCTCGAAGGCGCTTACGAAATGGCCCAGCTGTATGCGGGACTGAATCCCGTGATGGGCGTTTCGCAGTTCCAGCAGCGACGGGATGACATTTCCGTCTTCTACCAGAAATCGCATATCGACGCGCCTCCACTGTTACCGCTTCCCGGCATCCTCGGCAGCGTGACAGGCATTGTGGAAAACCTGCTGCTCGTCCCGCCCGATTACAGCGATCTGAACGCCGTGCGGGTCACTGCCCGTCGTGATACCACGATCAACGAGCCGATGACGCTCTTCTTTGGACCGGCCCTGGGACACAAGTTTGCCTCCGTAAAAGCGACAGCAACCGCCGTTCGGTTCAAAGGATACGGCGTCCGGCCCGGTGCCCGTGTTCTGCCCTTCGCGATGGATATCACCGTGTGGCGGGCCCTGCGTCTCGGCAATGGCGTTGTCAACGGCGTCCCGCTCGCTCAGCAGATTCTCGGTCCCGACGGCCGCCCCGTCATCCTGATCGATGAACAGGTCTGGAATGAGGACAACAATCAGATCTCTCGCGGATCCGATAACATCTGGGAAGTGATCGTTCTCAACAAACCCGCCGAACGACTTGAACCCGTGGTGGAAAAGATCAATCCTCTGAAGAAACTGCTCGGCGGTCTGACCGGACAAAGCGATCCTCTCTCCGATGCCCTGGACAGTCTGCTGAAAACCCCGGCAACTGTGGTCACGCTCAACCTGTCCGGCGGGTCCGGCCAACCGGACGTGCCAGACATCCGGCGTCAACTGCTCGAGGGCGTCAATAAGGACGACATCGGAGAGCGGTTGTATCTCCCCTTCACCCGCTACGGCGATGAATCCATTCCGCTCGATGTTTTCGACGACTTGAGGTCGATCGTCGGCGAGCCTCGAATCATGCCGTTGTTCGAAACGTTGTCCGGGACAGTCGGCAACAAAGTGAAGGGCCTGCTGCAGATGGACGAGCCGTACCGCATCGTCGGCTTCGGCGGCGTGGTCATCACCGAAGTCCGCGACCTGGGCATCGCCCACTACGTGAAGTTCCAACCCGCACCGATGATGAGCCAGTTCGTCCTCAAAGCCTGCCCCGACCAACCCGACAGCTACAGCGACTGCGTCTACACCTGCCCCCTGCTGGTGCATTGA
- a CDS encoding Crp/Fnr family transcriptional regulator, which translates to MDNQFWYFKRCELFEQLSDEQIRRLEEQSQVKTFDRKSLIYLPDDTSDAVLLVASGRVRLFHITSEGKEALLTFIDPGELFGELSIVGQQEREEFAEALEKSQIVKIPGEAIRELMAEQPSVMLGLTRMIGLRRQTFERRLKSLMFKPNRERLVHLLLELAERYGVPHTEGVALRIKLSHQEMANLIGSTRETVTIVLGELQFEKLIAVRRRQIILKNVRGLAESIHTRPPNLGFAT; encoded by the coding sequence ATGGACAATCAATTCTGGTACTTCAAGCGGTGCGAGCTGTTTGAACAACTCAGCGATGAGCAGATCCGCCGGCTGGAAGAACAAAGCCAGGTCAAGACGTTCGATCGTAAGTCGCTGATTTATCTGCCCGATGACACGAGCGATGCCGTGCTGCTCGTCGCCAGTGGACGGGTGCGGCTTTTCCACATCACCTCGGAAGGCAAGGAAGCTCTGCTGACGTTCATCGATCCGGGCGAACTGTTTGGCGAGCTCTCCATCGTCGGACAGCAGGAGCGCGAAGAGTTCGCCGAAGCCCTGGAGAAGTCCCAGATCGTCAAAATCCCTGGCGAGGCGATTCGCGAACTCATGGCCGAACAGCCCAGTGTGATGCTCGGACTGACCCGAATGATCGGTCTTCGGCGACAGACGTTCGAACGCCGTCTGAAGTCGCTGATGTTCAAACCGAACCGCGAGCGGCTCGTGCACCTTCTGCTTGAGCTGGCCGAACGGTACGGCGTTCCTCACACTGAAGGAGTCGCATTGCGAATCAAACTGTCTCATCAGGAGATGGCCAACCTCATCGGCAGCACGCGCGAGACCGTCACGATCGTGCTGGGTGAGCTCCAGTTCGAGAAACTGATTGCAGTTCGTCGTCGGCAGATTATTCTGAAGAACGTACGCGGGCTGGCTGAATCGATCCATACCCGTCCTCCCAATCTGGGATTTGCCACGTAG
- a CDS encoding GTP-binding protein: MSDPIRYVMVGGFLGAGKTTTLARLAGMYRERGLNVGIVTNDQAEDLVDTGLLRSMGYNVEEVAGACFCCNFDELMDRMQTLGVDERPDIILAEPVGSCTDLVATVIQPLKHLFGREFEVAPYMVILKPSHGKKILSAGSRTGFSPKAEYILKKQLEEADAILINRCDELSAAEADELEQLLNQFAPGTPVLRGSAVEGTGFDGIAEFLEQKGDFGQKILDIDYDVYAEGEAELGWLNCSVRMRSEATFELDAVLVEIVEQIRAELLRNDAEPAHLKTIGLWEGFFGVANLISSDSDVRLSLPSGQSCGVADVIVNARVACSPELLEQIVTDVLKQIGEQRKAELEFRQLRSFRPGRPEPTHRYSGTK; encoded by the coding sequence ATGAGTGATCCGATTCGATACGTAATGGTGGGCGGCTTCCTCGGAGCCGGCAAAACGACGACGCTGGCCCGACTGGCCGGCATGTATCGCGAACGGGGCCTCAATGTCGGCATCGTCACCAACGATCAGGCCGAAGATCTGGTCGACACCGGACTGCTCCGCAGCATGGGCTACAACGTGGAAGAAGTCGCCGGCGCCTGTTTCTGCTGCAACTTCGATGAACTGATGGACCGCATGCAGACGCTCGGCGTCGATGAACGCCCCGACATCATTCTCGCCGAGCCGGTCGGCAGCTGCACCGATCTGGTCGCGACCGTCATCCAGCCGCTCAAGCATCTGTTCGGCCGCGAGTTCGAAGTCGCTCCGTATATGGTTATTCTCAAGCCGAGTCACGGAAAGAAGATCCTCTCCGCCGGCTCGCGAACCGGTTTCTCGCCGAAAGCCGAATACATTCTCAAAAAGCAGCTCGAAGAAGCCGACGCGATTCTCATCAACCGCTGCGACGAACTCTCGGCTGCCGAAGCTGATGAACTCGAGCAGCTGCTCAACCAGTTCGCGCCGGGGACACCGGTGCTGCGGGGCTCGGCTGTGGAAGGGACCGGGTTCGACGGCATCGCCGAGTTCCTGGAACAGAAGGGAGACTTCGGCCAGAAGATCCTCGACATCGATTACGACGTCTACGCGGAAGGCGAAGCCGAACTCGGCTGGCTGAACTGCAGCGTGCGGATGCGAAGCGAAGCCACGTTCGAACTTGATGCCGTACTCGTCGAAATCGTCGAGCAGATTCGAGCCGAGTTGTTGCGGAATGACGCCGAGCCGGCTCACCTGAAGACGATCGGCTTATGGGAAGGCTTCTTCGGCGTCGCCAATCTGATTAGCAGCGACTCCGATGTCCGACTCTCGCTCCCCTCCGGCCAGAGCTGTGGCGTCGCCGATGTCATCGTGAACGCCCGCGTCGCCTGCAGTCCGGAACTGCTGGAGCAGATCGTGACCGATGTCCTCAAGCAAATCGGCGAGCAGCGAAAGGCCGAACTCGAATTCCGCCAGCTCCGCAGCTTCCGCCCCGGCCGCCCGGAACCGACTCACCGCTACTCAGGCACGAAGTAA
- a CDS encoding DUF1559 domain-containing protein yields MAVVTGEFVCPECAARLRIHERGTSEHDLECPECQAPLTVQVNELGQLVVNKRNPVDDDPFAAHAPQRSVMSLVVPVVLLAGVAVFLFTRNSDDDSAPLPEVAPLQQNAEDDQSEVPEPESTSTEPVEPEVVETPDTFEARLKALGQRISDLVATQGAFPQPTWRADVAPEEGLSWLAGLDPALNEGKFQPQWNQPWNSSANDRFVRRSREDLLNPKVDQLAGADRYPASHIVGIAGLGPDGPTLPADDPRAGIFGFGRSTRVEDVKDGLSNTWMANGVVDRLSSWANASESIRAVTREPVINGPDGFGSGNPDRMPILMADGSVRTMNSKTNPVIFRRMAAMADGLSLDPAELGEPGPAEPIGPPAMTSEIPQPEPTATPALPEPVMTTTREPKPPTEEVLRRLNQKIASFELNTPTQLQQVLIELEALAGLPIEFDSETIPPNDPRRLERVTLAGKRRSVSQLLEDLLTPLGLESISTADRIIVRPRSSADDASESD; encoded by the coding sequence ATGGCCGTTGTGACAGGAGAATTTGTCTGCCCGGAATGTGCGGCTCGTCTGCGCATCCACGAGCGGGGCACGTCGGAGCACGATCTGGAATGCCCCGAATGCCAGGCTCCACTCACGGTGCAGGTGAACGAGCTCGGCCAGCTGGTCGTGAACAAGCGGAATCCGGTCGATGACGACCCGTTTGCCGCCCATGCTCCGCAGCGATCGGTGATGTCGCTCGTTGTCCCGGTGGTTCTGCTGGCGGGTGTCGCCGTCTTTCTCTTCACTCGGAACAGCGATGACGATTCCGCTCCGCTGCCGGAAGTGGCCCCGCTGCAGCAGAATGCAGAAGACGATCAGTCCGAAGTTCCCGAACCAGAGTCGACCTCGACGGAACCGGTTGAGCCGGAAGTTGTAGAGACTCCCGATACCTTTGAGGCTCGGCTGAAAGCGCTCGGCCAGCGCATTTCGGATCTGGTTGCGACACAGGGAGCCTTTCCGCAGCCGACCTGGCGAGCGGATGTCGCTCCTGAAGAGGGGCTGAGCTGGCTGGCCGGACTTGATCCCGCTCTCAATGAAGGGAAATTCCAGCCGCAGTGGAACCAGCCGTGGAACAGTTCAGCCAACGATCGCTTTGTGCGTCGCAGCCGGGAGGACCTGTTGAATCCCAAAGTCGACCAGCTGGCAGGAGCCGATCGCTACCCGGCTTCGCACATCGTTGGCATTGCCGGACTCGGTCCGGATGGCCCGACGTTGCCGGCGGATGATCCGCGAGCGGGGATCTTCGGGTTCGGTCGTTCAACGCGCGTGGAGGATGTCAAAGACGGTTTGTCGAACACCTGGATGGCGAACGGCGTGGTCGATCGACTCTCCTCCTGGGCGAATGCGTCGGAATCGATTCGCGCCGTCACCCGGGAGCCAGTTATCAATGGCCCGGATGGCTTTGGTTCCGGCAATCCCGACCGCATGCCGATTCTGATGGCGGACGGGTCGGTGCGAACAATGAACAGCAAAACGAACCCGGTCATCTTCCGCCGAATGGCGGCTATGGCCGATGGACTCTCGCTCGATCCAGCAGAACTTGGGGAGCCGGGGCCGGCTGAGCCGATCGGTCCGCCCGCGATGACCTCCGAAATTCCACAGCCGGAGCCGACCGCAACCCCTGCCTTGCCAGAGCCGGTGATGACGACAACCCGGGAGCCGAAGCCACCCACGGAAGAAGTGTTACGGCGGCTGAATCAGAAAATTGCTTCGTTCGAGTTGAACACGCCGACCCAATTGCAGCAGGTGTTGATTGAACTCGAAGCTCTGGCGGGTCTGCCGATTGAATTCGATTCCGAGACGATTCCCCCGAACGATCCTCGGCGGCTGGAGCGTGTCACGCTCGCCGGGAAGCGTCGATCGGTCTCCCAGCTGTTGGAAGACTTATTGACACCGCTGGGGCTGGAATCTATATCGACCGCTGACCGAATCATCGTGCGCCCGCGATCCTCAGCCGATGATGCTTCCGAATCGGACTGA
- a CDS encoding MFS transporter, translating into MSSSANHSVSLPFPTSLLPAKRRLRRDLRCSVGDGAAFGAMVGMGETYLPAFVLAVGLGELTAGLIGSVPLFIGGVLQIVSPWAIRKLGSHKAWVVLCSIMQALMFLPLIMAAMTGTLSTAAVLTIASLYWASGLAAGPAWNTWIGTLVPATIRPRFFAARTRISQACVFAGFMSAGLLLQWASDNDVLLTAYAVLFGVAAFCRLISALMLAGQSEPIPIPPLMTRQPLRRIFADVCKGPGGQLLMFLVAVQAAVQLSGPYFTPFMFNNLKLSYMEFMILIAAAFLFRIFSLPAWGQLASRVGAHRLLWIGAVGIVPVSFGWVISQNFYWLLAIQAYSGAAWAAYELAFFLLFFESIPEEKRTGMLTVYNLINVGAWVSGSLFGGLILYTMQTSFTSYLLIFGLSALGRVLALGLLARVPKIEVESQEIGMRTIAVRPNGANLDAPVLPSMPDQIPDSVTAQAS; encoded by the coding sequence TTGTCTTCCTCCGCGAATCATTCCGTCTCACTTCCGTTTCCGACCAGCCTTCTGCCTGCGAAACGCCGACTTCGTCGCGACCTTCGCTGCAGTGTTGGGGATGGAGCCGCTTTCGGCGCGATGGTCGGAATGGGCGAGACCTATCTGCCGGCGTTTGTTCTGGCGGTGGGGCTTGGCGAACTGACGGCTGGTCTGATCGGCAGCGTGCCACTCTTCATCGGCGGCGTCCTGCAGATTGTTTCTCCCTGGGCGATCCGCAAACTCGGCTCGCATAAGGCCTGGGTCGTGCTCTGCTCGATCATGCAGGCACTCATGTTTCTGCCGCTGATCATGGCCGCCATGACCGGAACACTGTCGACGGCAGCCGTGCTGACGATTGCCTCGCTGTATTGGGCATCGGGACTGGCAGCCGGTCCGGCGTGGAATACGTGGATCGGAACCCTGGTACCGGCCACGATACGTCCCCGTTTCTTCGCGGCTCGAACTCGCATCTCGCAGGCCTGCGTTTTCGCCGGTTTCATGTCGGCGGGTTTACTTCTGCAATGGGCTTCGGACAACGATGTGCTGCTGACGGCGTACGCCGTCCTGTTCGGTGTCGCCGCCTTTTGCCGTCTGATCTCCGCGCTGATGCTCGCCGGGCAGAGCGAGCCGATTCCCATTCCGCCCCTGATGACGCGTCAGCCGCTCCGTCGAATCTTCGCCGATGTCTGCAAAGGGCCGGGCGGTCAACTGCTGATGTTTCTGGTCGCGGTACAGGCTGCCGTGCAGTTGTCCGGTCCGTATTTCACGCCGTTCATGTTCAACAATCTGAAACTCTCTTACATGGAGTTCATGATTCTGATTGCGGCCGCGTTCCTGTTCCGGATCTTCTCGCTCCCGGCCTGGGGACAGCTGGCCTCTCGAGTTGGCGCTCATCGGCTGTTGTGGATCGGTGCAGTCGGCATCGTGCCGGTCAGTTTCGGCTGGGTGATCTCACAAAACTTCTACTGGCTGCTAGCCATTCAGGCGTATTCGGGAGCGGCATGGGCAGCCTATGAACTCGCCTTCTTCCTGCTGTTCTTCGAATCGATTCCCGAAGAAAAGCGGACCGGCATGCTCACGGTTTACAACCTGATCAACGTCGGCGCCTGGGTTTCGGGTTCGCTCTTCGGAGGACTGATCCTGTACACCATGCAGACCAGTTTCACGAGCTACCTGCTGATCTTTGGTCTCTCGGCTCTCGGCCGTGTGCTGGCTCTCGGACTTCTCGCCCGCGTTCCCAAGATTGAGGTCGAGTCTCAGGAAATCGGCATGCGAACGATCGCCGTCCGCCCGAACGGGGCCAACCTCGACGCTCCCGTCCTGCCAAGTATGCCGGACCAGATCCCCGACTCCGTTACCGCGCAGGCCTCTTGA
- a CDS encoding peptidase M42 — translation MFYSDFVDVLKELIRQPCVVGAEHSFFRVLQRLLEERGAVVTWYDGVLVARGSDPFSTMFSAHIDRHGLICTGPNEFQYAAFVAGNRSDLLGNSVSEQLMNKIVDRFGSQPVMAYEPWSGAYRGSGVVDRAYICEFRNNLIFELKDLDHLVAGTPVAFADRLTVQDGRLIGQLDNVLTAAVLVHLFSMNFEGTCFFTAQEESGRSWRYLLEWFRRFGSSDNQLIVVDTSPYPDLESVSRQDVVLRTRDANAAFDEETTDCVRAYCEELGISYSFKDRYIEQANEITNAEGKQPASLGSTEMGRITAASNGLVRGTTLQIPTIGYHTMQESASIDSVKAFIRLLMAISDLEPM, via the coding sequence GTGTTCTATAGTGATTTCGTTGATGTTCTCAAGGAACTGATTCGGCAGCCGTGTGTCGTCGGAGCCGAGCATTCCTTCTTCCGTGTGCTGCAGCGACTGCTTGAAGAGCGGGGAGCGGTGGTGACCTGGTACGACGGCGTGCTCGTCGCCCGGGGATCCGATCCGTTCTCGACCATGTTCTCGGCTCACATCGACCGGCACGGGTTGATCTGCACCGGGCCGAACGAGTTTCAGTACGCCGCGTTTGTTGCCGGGAACCGGTCCGACCTGCTCGGGAACTCGGTCTCAGAACAGCTGATGAACAAGATCGTCGACCGGTTCGGCTCCCAGCCGGTCATGGCGTATGAGCCGTGGTCCGGCGCGTATCGCGGCTCGGGCGTAGTCGATCGGGCTTACATCTGCGAGTTTCGGAACAACCTGATTTTTGAGCTGAAAGACCTCGATCATCTCGTCGCCGGAACGCCGGTGGCGTTCGCCGATCGTCTCACCGTGCAGGACGGGCGACTCATCGGGCAGCTCGATAATGTGCTCACCGCAGCCGTGCTCGTGCATCTCTTCTCGATGAACTTCGAGGGGACCTGCTTCTTCACCGCTCAGGAAGAATCGGGCCGCAGCTGGCGGTATCTGCTCGAATGGTTCCGCCGGTTCGGCTCCTCGGACAACCAGCTGATCGTGGTCGATACGAGCCCGTATCCCGATCTGGAATCGGTCTCCCGACAGGACGTGGTGCTGCGAACCCGCGATGCGAACGCCGCCTTCGACGAAGAAACGACCGACTGTGTCCGGGCCTACTGCGAAGAACTCGGCATCAGCTATTCGTTCAAAGACCGGTACATCGAACAGGCCAACGAAATCACCAACGCGGAAGGCAAACAACCGGCCTCGCTGGGAAGCACCGAGATGGGCCGCATCACGGCCGCCAGCAACGGCCTCGTCCGCGGCACCACCTTGCAGATCCCAACCATCGGCTACCACACGATGCAGGAATCGGCTTCGATCGATTCGGTGAAGGCGTTCATTCGGCTGCTGATGGCGATTTCGGATCTTGAGCCGATGTGA